A window of the Podarcis raffonei isolate rPodRaf1 chromosome 4, rPodRaf1.pri, whole genome shotgun sequence genome harbors these coding sequences:
- the ARFIP2 gene encoding arfaptin-2 isoform X2 — MTDGLMSKAATMEIPIHGNGDSRRLAEDDGLEQDLQQVMVSGPNLNETSIVSGGYGGTAEGIIPTSAIKGSNLHQQHSSPALGGEEATRGIAVEKFDVVKKWGINTYKCTKQLLSERFGRGSRTVDLELETQIELLRDTKRKYESVLGLARALTNHFYSLVQTQHALADAFSDLSQKSPELQEEFGYNAETQKLLCKNGETLLGAVNFFVSSINTLVNKTMEDTLMTVKQYETARLEYDAYRTDLEELNLGPRDASTLCRLDAAQAHFQAHRAKYEKLRADVAVKLKFLEENKVKVMHKQLLLFHNAISAYFAGNQQQLEQTLKQFNVKLKSPGAEKPSWLEEP; from the exons ATGACCGACGGGCTGATGAGCAAAGCAGCCACCATGGAGATCCCAATCCATGGCAACGGAGACTCCCGGCGTCTCGCTGAGGACGATGGTCTGGAGCAG GACCTCCAGCAGGTGATGGTGTCGGGGCCCAACCTGAACGAGACCAGCATTGTTTCCGGGGGCTACGGGGGCACCGCCGAGGGCATCATCCCCACCAGCGCCATCAAAG GTTCCAATTTGCACCAGCAGCACTCCAGCCCGGCCCTGGGCGGTGAGGAGGCCACGCGGGGCATCGCCGTGGAGAAGTTTGATGTCGTCAAGAAGTGGGGCATCAACACCTACAAG TGCACAAAGCAGCTGCTCTCGGAGCGCTTTGGGAGGGGCTCTCGGACCGTTGACCTGGAGCTGGAGACGCAGATTGAGCTCCTGCGGGACACCAAGCGCAAGTACGAGAGCGTCCTGGGCCTGGCCAGGGCCCTCACAAACCACTTCTACAGCCTGGTGCAGACGCAGCACGCCCTGGCCGACGCCTTCTCCGACCTCAGCCAGAAGTCCCCAGAGCTGCAG GAGGAGTTTGGCTACAACGCAGAGACCCAGAAGCTGCTGTGCAAGAACGGGGAGACTCTCCTGGGGGCCGTCAACTTCTTCGTCTCCAGCATCAACACGCTGGTCAACAAGACCATGGAGGACACTCTCATGACCGTCAAGCAGTACGAGACGGCCAG gCTGGAGTACGACGCCTACCGCACGGACCTGGAGGAGCTGAACTTGGGCCCTCGGGACGCCAGCACCCTCTGCCGCCTGGACGCCGCCCAGGCCCACTTCCAGGCCCACCGCGCCAAGTACGAGAAGCTGCGGGCAGACGTGGCCGTCAAGCTGAAGTTCCTGGAGGAGAACAAG gTGAAGGTGATGCACAAGCAGCTGCTGCTCTTCCACAACGCCATCTCGGCCTACTTTGCCGGCAaccagcagcagctggagcagaCGCTCAAGCAGTTCAACGTCAAGCTGAAGAGCCCCGGAGCAGAGAAGCCCTCGTGGCTGGAGGAGCCGTGA
- the ARFIP2 gene encoding arfaptin-2 isoform X1: MTDGLMSKAATMEIPIHGNGDSRRLAEDDGLEQDLQQVMVSGPNLNETSIVSGGYGGTAEGIIPTSAIKGSLVPSHPPRRPLISPSPSAASRIASQAVAASGSNLHQQHSSPALGGEEATRGIAVEKFDVVKKWGINTYKCTKQLLSERFGRGSRTVDLELETQIELLRDTKRKYESVLGLARALTNHFYSLVQTQHALADAFSDLSQKSPELQEEFGYNAETQKLLCKNGETLLGAVNFFVSSINTLVNKTMEDTLMTVKQYETARLEYDAYRTDLEELNLGPRDASTLCRLDAAQAHFQAHRAKYEKLRADVAVKLKFLEENKVKVMHKQLLLFHNAISAYFAGNQQQLEQTLKQFNVKLKSPGAEKPSWLEEP; this comes from the exons ATGACCGACGGGCTGATGAGCAAAGCAGCCACCATGGAGATCCCAATCCATGGCAACGGAGACTCCCGGCGTCTCGCTGAGGACGATGGTCTGGAGCAG GACCTCCAGCAGGTGATGGTGTCGGGGCCCAACCTGAACGAGACCAGCATTGTTTCCGGGGGCTACGGGGGCACCGCCGAGGGCATCATCCCCACCAGCGCCATCAAAG GCTCTCTCGTTCCATCTCACCCACCCCGAAGACCGCTCATCTCCCCCAGCCCGTCGGCTGCCAGCCGGATAGCCAGCCAGGCGGTTGCTGCCTCAG GTTCCAATTTGCACCAGCAGCACTCCAGCCCGGCCCTGGGCGGTGAGGAGGCCACGCGGGGCATCGCCGTGGAGAAGTTTGATGTCGTCAAGAAGTGGGGCATCAACACCTACAAG TGCACAAAGCAGCTGCTCTCGGAGCGCTTTGGGAGGGGCTCTCGGACCGTTGACCTGGAGCTGGAGACGCAGATTGAGCTCCTGCGGGACACCAAGCGCAAGTACGAGAGCGTCCTGGGCCTGGCCAGGGCCCTCACAAACCACTTCTACAGCCTGGTGCAGACGCAGCACGCCCTGGCCGACGCCTTCTCCGACCTCAGCCAGAAGTCCCCAGAGCTGCAG GAGGAGTTTGGCTACAACGCAGAGACCCAGAAGCTGCTGTGCAAGAACGGGGAGACTCTCCTGGGGGCCGTCAACTTCTTCGTCTCCAGCATCAACACGCTGGTCAACAAGACCATGGAGGACACTCTCATGACCGTCAAGCAGTACGAGACGGCCAG gCTGGAGTACGACGCCTACCGCACGGACCTGGAGGAGCTGAACTTGGGCCCTCGGGACGCCAGCACCCTCTGCCGCCTGGACGCCGCCCAGGCCCACTTCCAGGCCCACCGCGCCAAGTACGAGAAGCTGCGGGCAGACGTGGCCGTCAAGCTGAAGTTCCTGGAGGAGAACAAG gTGAAGGTGATGCACAAGCAGCTGCTGCTCTTCCACAACGCCATCTCGGCCTACTTTGCCGGCAaccagcagcagctggagcagaCGCTCAAGCAGTTCAACGTCAAGCTGAAGAGCCCCGGAGCAGAGAAGCCCTCGTGGCTGGAGGAGCCGTGA